A single Staphylococcus muscae DNA region contains:
- a CDS encoding fructose-1,6-bisphosphatase, with amino-acid sequence MHSAKETELKKQYLDLLAEKYDSEEKVATELISLASILELPKGTEHFVSDLHGEYHAFQHVLRNGSGNIQSKIHDIFDERLSEDDINELIALVYYPEDKVKRIKANFDSKEARNEWYQCTIHQLLELVTFTSSKYTRSKLRKALPKQFVFIIEELLYKTNRYNNKSNYYSTIIHQVIELNQADKLIIGLSNTIQRLVVDHLHVVGDIYDRGPHPDKIMDTLIDYHSVDIQWGNHDVLWMGAYAGSKVCLANLLRICARYDNLDIIEDAYGINLRPLLTLAEKYYDDNPAFRPKKHPEKTPSASEQLQITKIHQAIAMIQFKLEGPIIKRRPEFDMDARLLLDKVNYREQTLELNGTVYPLENTCFKTVDPRNPTALLEEEQEVMDRLIIAFQESEKLRRHIDFLMKKGNLYLRYNGNLLIHGCIPVDESGEMEGMIIDGQYAAGRALIDAFEVHVRHAYEHLDEQDDLSTDLIWYLWTGKYSSLFGKRAMTTFERYFIKDKSTHKEEKNPYYHLREQESYVKSMLKEFDMDPEQGRIINGHTPVKERDGEDPIKANGKMLVIDGGFSKAYQSTTGIAGYTLLYNSFGMQLVAHQEFNSKENVLETGEDELSIRRVVDEELERKLIRDTNKGRELQKEIDMLKELMTYRYMK; translated from the coding sequence ATGCATTCAGCAAAAGAAACAGAACTCAAGAAGCAGTATCTCGACTTGCTCGCTGAAAAATACGATTCAGAAGAAAAAGTTGCAACAGAACTGATCAGCTTGGCGTCTATTTTAGAGTTACCAAAAGGGACAGAACATTTTGTCAGTGATTTGCACGGTGAATATCATGCGTTCCAGCACGTATTGCGCAATGGTTCTGGGAATATCCAATCAAAAATTCATGATATTTTTGATGAGCGTCTTTCTGAAGATGATATCAATGAATTGATTGCTTTAGTTTACTATCCCGAAGATAAAGTGAAACGTATCAAGGCGAACTTTGACTCTAAAGAAGCTCGCAATGAGTGGTATCAATGTACGATTCATCAACTACTAGAGCTCGTCACATTCACTTCTTCAAAATATACACGTTCAAAATTGAGAAAAGCTTTACCGAAACAATTTGTCTTTATTATTGAGGAATTGTTATATAAAACAAACCGCTACAACAATAAAAGCAATTATTATTCAACAATTATTCATCAAGTCATTGAATTGAATCAAGCCGATAAATTGATTATCGGGCTCTCTAATACCATTCAAAGACTTGTTGTCGATCATTTGCATGTTGTCGGTGATATTTATGATCGTGGGCCACATCCCGACAAAATTATGGATACACTGATCGACTATCATTCGGTTGATATTCAATGGGGAAATCACGATGTGCTATGGATGGGTGCATATGCAGGTTCAAAAGTTTGTCTCGCTAACTTATTGCGTATTTGTGCACGTTACGACAACTTAGATATTATTGAAGATGCTTATGGTATTAACTTACGTCCACTTCTTACATTGGCTGAAAAATACTATGACGACAACCCTGCTTTCCGTCCGAAAAAACATCCCGAAAAAACACCGTCTGCATCTGAGCAGTTACAAATCACAAAAATTCATCAAGCGATTGCGATGATTCAGTTCAAACTTGAAGGCCCTATTATTAAACGCCGTCCAGAATTCGACATGGATGCACGTCTACTATTAGACAAAGTGAACTACCGTGAACAAACACTCGAACTGAATGGTACGGTTTATCCATTAGAAAATACATGTTTCAAAACGGTCGATCCACGTAATCCAACAGCTCTTTTGGAAGAAGAACAAGAAGTAATGGATCGACTCATCATCGCATTCCAAGAATCTGAAAAATTACGCCGTCATATCGACTTTTTAATGAAAAAAGGGAATCTCTATTTGCGCTATAATGGTAACCTACTCATCCACGGCTGTATTCCAGTTGATGAATCCGGTGAAATGGAAGGTATGATTATTGACGGGCAATATGCAGCAGGTCGTGCACTCATTGATGCGTTCGAAGTACACGTACGTCATGCTTATGAACACTTAGATGAACAAGATGACCTTTCTACCGACTTGATTTGGTACTTATGGACTGGGAAATATTCATCACTCTTCGGAAAACGTGCGATGACAACATTTGAACGTTACTTCATCAAAGATAAATCAACGCATAAAGAAGAGAAGAATCCCTATTATCACTTGCGCGAACAAGAATCATATGTCAAATCAATGTTAAAAGAGTTCGATATGGATCCTGAACAAGGTCGTATTATCAACGGCCACACCCCTGTCAAAGAGCGTGATGGCGAGGACCCAATCAAGGCGAATGGCAAAATGCTTGTTATTGATGGTGGTTTCTCTAAAGCCTACCAATCTACAACAGGGATTGCCGGTTACACTTTGTTATATAACTCATTCGGGATGCAACTTGTAGCCCATCAAGAGTTCAACTCAAAAGAAAATGTCCTTGAAACGGGTGAAGACGAGCTATCAATTCGTCGTGTCGTAGATGAAGAGTTAGAACGCAAGCTTATCCGTGACACAAATAAAGGCCGTGAATTACAAAAAGAAATTGATATGTTGAAAGAACTGATGACATATCGCTATATGAAATAG